One genomic segment of Gadus chalcogrammus isolate NIFS_2021 chromosome 3, NIFS_Gcha_1.0, whole genome shotgun sequence includes these proteins:
- the g3bp2a gene encoding ras GTPase-activating protein-binding protein 2 isoform X2: MVMEKPSPLLVGREFVRQYYTLLNKAPDFLHRFYGRNSSYVHGGLDPNGKLAEAVYGQAEIHKKVMSLQFSECHTKIRHVDAHATMTDGVVVQVLGELSNNGQPMRKFMQTFVLAPEGSVPNKFYVHNDIFRYEDEVFGDSEAELDEESEEEVEEEPEEIQASPEPLQDSPSSTSYYEAHPVTNGVEEPMEEPAPEQEPEPEPEPKPEEVKQEEEKVLEEMEEKAPSPAPADSPANTQEPPKTFSWASVTSKNLPPSGTGPSSGIPPHVVKVPNSQARVEVKPETQAAPLRPRDQRTRERPAFAPRGPRPDGVAETQTGKPHLSFVSKGRGDSESSEMDTRRMVRFPDSHQLFVGNLPHDIDESELKDFFMTYGNVVELRINTKGVGGKLPNFGFVVFDDAEPVQRILGAKPIMFRGEVRLNVEEKKTRAVRERETRTGDDRRDMRRSERGGGPGGPRGMVGGGMMRDRDGRGPPPRGGMAPKPGTGSGRGAGGPGEGRFTTQRR; this comes from the exons ATGGTGATGGAGAAGCCAAGTCCCCTGCTTGTAGGGCGGGAGTTTGTGAGGCAGTATTACACACTCTTAAACAAGGCACCAGACTTCCTTCACAG GTTCTATGGCAGAAATTCTTCTTATGTTCACGGTGGACTCGACCCAAACGGAAAGCTTGCAGAGGCTGTGTACGGGCAGGCG GAGATCCACAAGAAGGTTATGTCGCTGCAGTTCAGCGAGTGCCACACAAAGATTCGGCACGTGGACGCACACGCGACCATGACTGACGGCGTGGTGGTCCAGGTTCTGGGGGAGTTGTCCAACAACGGCCAGCCTATGAGGAAGTTCATGCAGACGTTTGTGCTCGCGCCAGAA GGATCTGTGCCAAACAAATTCTATGTCCACAACGACATCTTCCGTTATGAGGATGAGGTTTTCGGTGATTCTGAAGCGGAGCTGGATGAGG AATCTGAGGAGGAAGttgaggaggagccagaggagatCCAGGCCTCCCCTGAGCCACTTCAAGacagccccagcagcaccagctACTACGAAGCTCATCCTGTAAC TAATGGCGTGGAGGAACCGATGGAGGAGCCTGCGCCAGAACAGGAGCCTGAACCCGAGCCAGAGCCCAAGCCGGAGGAGGTGAAGCAAGAAGAAGAGAAGGttctggaggagatggaggagaaggccCCTTCACCTGCACCCGCCGACTCCCCAGCCAACACCCAGGAACCTCCCAAG ACGTTTTCCTGGGCTTCAGTGACCAGTAAAAAcctgccccctagtggcacAGGTCCCTCCTCTGGTATCCCCCCTCACGTCGTCAAAGTCCCCAACTCACAG gccAGAGTGGAGGTCAAGCCAGAGACCCAGGCGGCCCCCCTTCGACCCCGAGACCAGCGCACACGAGAAAGACCCGCCTTCGCCCCACGAGGACCCAGGCCTG ATGGTGTGGCAGAGACACAAACGGGGAAACCGCACTTGAGTTTTGTCAGCAAAG GCAGGGGGGATTCAGAGAGCAGTGAGATGGACACCAGGCGGATGGTCCGCTTCCCAGACAGCCATCAGCTGTTTGTGGGCAACCTTCCCCACGACATCGACGAGAGCGAACTCAAGGATTTCTTCATGA CTTACGGGAATGTTGTTGAGCTCAGGATCAACACGAAGGGAGTTGGAGGAAAGCTGCCCAACTTTGGATTTGTAGTCTTTGATGATGCCGAACCTGTGCAGAGAATTCTGGGAGCCAAG ccaATCATGTTCCGCGGCGAGGTGCGTCTGAacgtggaggagaagaagacgcGGGCGGTGCGGGAGAGGGAGACCCGCACGGGGGACGACCGCCGGGATATGAGGCGCAGCGAGCGCGGCGGAGGCCCCGGAGGGCCGCGAGGCATGGTGGGGGGAGGCATGATGCGTGACCGCGACGGAAGGGGCCCGCCGCCCAGAGGTGGCATGGCCCCCAAACCCGGCACGGGATCTGGAAGAGGGGCTGGGGGTCCGGGCGAGGGCCGCTTCACCACCCAGCGTCGCTAG
- the g3bp2a gene encoding ras GTPase-activating protein-binding protein 2 isoform X4, with protein MVMEKPSPLLVGREFVRQYYTLLNKAPDFLHRFYGRNSSYVHGGLDPNGKLAEAVYGQAEIHKKVMSLQFSECHTKIRHVDAHATMTDGVVVQVLGELSNNGQPMRKFMQTFVLAPEGSVPNKFYVHNDIFRYEDEVFGDSEAELDEESEEEVEEEPEEIQASPEPLQDSPSSTSYYEAHPVTNGVEEPMEEPAPEQEPEPEPEPKPEEVKQEEEKVLEEMEEKAPSPAPADSPANTQEPPKTFSWASVTSKNLPPSGTGPSSGIPPHVVKVPNSQARVEVKPETQAAPLRPRDQRTRERPAFAPRGPRPGRGDSESSEMDTRRMVRFPDSHQLFVGNLPHDIDESELKDFFMTYGNVVELRINTKGVGGKLPNFGFVVFDDAEPVQRILGAKPIMFRGEVRLNVEEKKTRAVRERETRTGDDRRDMRRSERGGGPGGPRGMVGGGMMRDRDGRGPPPRGGMAPKPGTGSGRGAGGPGEGRFTTQRR; from the exons ATGGTGATGGAGAAGCCAAGTCCCCTGCTTGTAGGGCGGGAGTTTGTGAGGCAGTATTACACACTCTTAAACAAGGCACCAGACTTCCTTCACAG GTTCTATGGCAGAAATTCTTCTTATGTTCACGGTGGACTCGACCCAAACGGAAAGCTTGCAGAGGCTGTGTACGGGCAGGCG GAGATCCACAAGAAGGTTATGTCGCTGCAGTTCAGCGAGTGCCACACAAAGATTCGGCACGTGGACGCACACGCGACCATGACTGACGGCGTGGTGGTCCAGGTTCTGGGGGAGTTGTCCAACAACGGCCAGCCTATGAGGAAGTTCATGCAGACGTTTGTGCTCGCGCCAGAA GGATCTGTGCCAAACAAATTCTATGTCCACAACGACATCTTCCGTTATGAGGATGAGGTTTTCGGTGATTCTGAAGCGGAGCTGGATGAGG AATCTGAGGAGGAAGttgaggaggagccagaggagatCCAGGCCTCCCCTGAGCCACTTCAAGacagccccagcagcaccagctACTACGAAGCTCATCCTGTAAC TAATGGCGTGGAGGAACCGATGGAGGAGCCTGCGCCAGAACAGGAGCCTGAACCCGAGCCAGAGCCCAAGCCGGAGGAGGTGAAGCAAGAAGAAGAGAAGGttctggaggagatggaggagaaggccCCTTCACCTGCACCCGCCGACTCCCCAGCCAACACCCAGGAACCTCCCAAG ACGTTTTCCTGGGCTTCAGTGACCAGTAAAAAcctgccccctagtggcacAGGTCCCTCCTCTGGTATCCCCCCTCACGTCGTCAAAGTCCCCAACTCACAG gccAGAGTGGAGGTCAAGCCAGAGACCCAGGCGGCCCCCCTTCGACCCCGAGACCAGCGCACACGAGAAAGACCCGCCTTCGCCCCACGAGGACCCAGGCCTG GCAGGGGGGATTCAGAGAGCAGTGAGATGGACACCAGGCGGATGGTCCGCTTCCCAGACAGCCATCAGCTGTTTGTGGGCAACCTTCCCCACGACATCGACGAGAGCGAACTCAAGGATTTCTTCATGA CTTACGGGAATGTTGTTGAGCTCAGGATCAACACGAAGGGAGTTGGAGGAAAGCTGCCCAACTTTGGATTTGTAGTCTTTGATGATGCCGAACCTGTGCAGAGAATTCTGGGAGCCAAG ccaATCATGTTCCGCGGCGAGGTGCGTCTGAacgtggaggagaagaagacgcGGGCGGTGCGGGAGAGGGAGACCCGCACGGGGGACGACCGCCGGGATATGAGGCGCAGCGAGCGCGGCGGAGGCCCCGGAGGGCCGCGAGGCATGGTGGGGGGAGGCATGATGCGTGACCGCGACGGAAGGGGCCCGCCGCCCAGAGGTGGCATGGCCCCCAAACCCGGCACGGGATCTGGAAGAGGGGCTGGGGGTCCGGGCGAGGGCCGCTTCACCACCCAGCGTCGCTAG
- the g3bp2a gene encoding ras GTPase-activating protein-binding protein 2 isoform X3, which yields MVMEKPSPLLVGREFVRQYYTLLNKAPDFLHRFYGRNSSYVHGGLDPNGKLAEAVYGQAEIHKKVMSLQFSECHTKIRHVDAHATMTDGVVVQVLGELSNNGQPMRKFMQTFVLAPEVSFRCSLGSVPNKFYVHNDIFRYEDEVFGDSEAELDEESEEEVEEEPEEIQASPEPLQDSPSSTSYYEAHPVTNGVEEPMEEPAPEQEPEPEPEPKPEEVKQEEEKVLEEMEEKAPSPAPADSPANTQEPPKTFSWASVTSKNLPPSGTGPSSGIPPHVVKVPNSQARVEVKPETQAAPLRPRDQRTRERPAFAPRGPRPGRGDSESSEMDTRRMVRFPDSHQLFVGNLPHDIDESELKDFFMTYGNVVELRINTKGVGGKLPNFGFVVFDDAEPVQRILGAKPIMFRGEVRLNVEEKKTRAVRERETRTGDDRRDMRRSERGGGPGGPRGMVGGGMMRDRDGRGPPPRGGMAPKPGTGSGRGAGGPGEGRFTTQRR from the exons ATGGTGATGGAGAAGCCAAGTCCCCTGCTTGTAGGGCGGGAGTTTGTGAGGCAGTATTACACACTCTTAAACAAGGCACCAGACTTCCTTCACAG GTTCTATGGCAGAAATTCTTCTTATGTTCACGGTGGACTCGACCCAAACGGAAAGCTTGCAGAGGCTGTGTACGGGCAGGCG GAGATCCACAAGAAGGTTATGTCGCTGCAGTTCAGCGAGTGCCACACAAAGATTCGGCACGTGGACGCACACGCGACCATGACTGACGGCGTGGTGGTCCAGGTTCTGGGGGAGTTGTCCAACAACGGCCAGCCTATGAGGAAGTTCATGCAGACGTTTGTGCTCGCGCCAGAAGTGAGTTTTCGCTGTTCCTTG GGATCTGTGCCAAACAAATTCTATGTCCACAACGACATCTTCCGTTATGAGGATGAGGTTTTCGGTGATTCTGAAGCGGAGCTGGATGAGG AATCTGAGGAGGAAGttgaggaggagccagaggagatCCAGGCCTCCCCTGAGCCACTTCAAGacagccccagcagcaccagctACTACGAAGCTCATCCTGTAAC TAATGGCGTGGAGGAACCGATGGAGGAGCCTGCGCCAGAACAGGAGCCTGAACCCGAGCCAGAGCCCAAGCCGGAGGAGGTGAAGCAAGAAGAAGAGAAGGttctggaggagatggaggagaaggccCCTTCACCTGCACCCGCCGACTCCCCAGCCAACACCCAGGAACCTCCCAAG ACGTTTTCCTGGGCTTCAGTGACCAGTAAAAAcctgccccctagtggcacAGGTCCCTCCTCTGGTATCCCCCCTCACGTCGTCAAAGTCCCCAACTCACAG gccAGAGTGGAGGTCAAGCCAGAGACCCAGGCGGCCCCCCTTCGACCCCGAGACCAGCGCACACGAGAAAGACCCGCCTTCGCCCCACGAGGACCCAGGCCTG GCAGGGGGGATTCAGAGAGCAGTGAGATGGACACCAGGCGGATGGTCCGCTTCCCAGACAGCCATCAGCTGTTTGTGGGCAACCTTCCCCACGACATCGACGAGAGCGAACTCAAGGATTTCTTCATGA CTTACGGGAATGTTGTTGAGCTCAGGATCAACACGAAGGGAGTTGGAGGAAAGCTGCCCAACTTTGGATTTGTAGTCTTTGATGATGCCGAACCTGTGCAGAGAATTCTGGGAGCCAAG ccaATCATGTTCCGCGGCGAGGTGCGTCTGAacgtggaggagaagaagacgcGGGCGGTGCGGGAGAGGGAGACCCGCACGGGGGACGACCGCCGGGATATGAGGCGCAGCGAGCGCGGCGGAGGCCCCGGAGGGCCGCGAGGCATGGTGGGGGGAGGCATGATGCGTGACCGCGACGGAAGGGGCCCGCCGCCCAGAGGTGGCATGGCCCCCAAACCCGGCACGGGATCTGGAAGAGGGGCTGGGGGTCCGGGCGAGGGCCGCTTCACCACCCAGCGTCGCTAG
- the g3bp2a gene encoding ras GTPase-activating protein-binding protein 2 isoform X1 — protein MVMEKPSPLLVGREFVRQYYTLLNKAPDFLHRFYGRNSSYVHGGLDPNGKLAEAVYGQAEIHKKVMSLQFSECHTKIRHVDAHATMTDGVVVQVLGELSNNGQPMRKFMQTFVLAPEVSFRCSLGSVPNKFYVHNDIFRYEDEVFGDSEAELDEESEEEVEEEPEEIQASPEPLQDSPSSTSYYEAHPVTNGVEEPMEEPAPEQEPEPEPEPKPEEVKQEEEKVLEEMEEKAPSPAPADSPANTQEPPKTFSWASVTSKNLPPSGTGPSSGIPPHVVKVPNSQARVEVKPETQAAPLRPRDQRTRERPAFAPRGPRPDGVAETQTGKPHLSFVSKGRGDSESSEMDTRRMVRFPDSHQLFVGNLPHDIDESELKDFFMTYGNVVELRINTKGVGGKLPNFGFVVFDDAEPVQRILGAKPIMFRGEVRLNVEEKKTRAVRERETRTGDDRRDMRRSERGGGPGGPRGMVGGGMMRDRDGRGPPPRGGMAPKPGTGSGRGAGGPGEGRFTTQRR, from the exons ATGGTGATGGAGAAGCCAAGTCCCCTGCTTGTAGGGCGGGAGTTTGTGAGGCAGTATTACACACTCTTAAACAAGGCACCAGACTTCCTTCACAG GTTCTATGGCAGAAATTCTTCTTATGTTCACGGTGGACTCGACCCAAACGGAAAGCTTGCAGAGGCTGTGTACGGGCAGGCG GAGATCCACAAGAAGGTTATGTCGCTGCAGTTCAGCGAGTGCCACACAAAGATTCGGCACGTGGACGCACACGCGACCATGACTGACGGCGTGGTGGTCCAGGTTCTGGGGGAGTTGTCCAACAACGGCCAGCCTATGAGGAAGTTCATGCAGACGTTTGTGCTCGCGCCAGAAGTGAGTTTTCGCTGTTCCTTG GGATCTGTGCCAAACAAATTCTATGTCCACAACGACATCTTCCGTTATGAGGATGAGGTTTTCGGTGATTCTGAAGCGGAGCTGGATGAGG AATCTGAGGAGGAAGttgaggaggagccagaggagatCCAGGCCTCCCCTGAGCCACTTCAAGacagccccagcagcaccagctACTACGAAGCTCATCCTGTAAC TAATGGCGTGGAGGAACCGATGGAGGAGCCTGCGCCAGAACAGGAGCCTGAACCCGAGCCAGAGCCCAAGCCGGAGGAGGTGAAGCAAGAAGAAGAGAAGGttctggaggagatggaggagaaggccCCTTCACCTGCACCCGCCGACTCCCCAGCCAACACCCAGGAACCTCCCAAG ACGTTTTCCTGGGCTTCAGTGACCAGTAAAAAcctgccccctagtggcacAGGTCCCTCCTCTGGTATCCCCCCTCACGTCGTCAAAGTCCCCAACTCACAG gccAGAGTGGAGGTCAAGCCAGAGACCCAGGCGGCCCCCCTTCGACCCCGAGACCAGCGCACACGAGAAAGACCCGCCTTCGCCCCACGAGGACCCAGGCCTG ATGGTGTGGCAGAGACACAAACGGGGAAACCGCACTTGAGTTTTGTCAGCAAAG GCAGGGGGGATTCAGAGAGCAGTGAGATGGACACCAGGCGGATGGTCCGCTTCCCAGACAGCCATCAGCTGTTTGTGGGCAACCTTCCCCACGACATCGACGAGAGCGAACTCAAGGATTTCTTCATGA CTTACGGGAATGTTGTTGAGCTCAGGATCAACACGAAGGGAGTTGGAGGAAAGCTGCCCAACTTTGGATTTGTAGTCTTTGATGATGCCGAACCTGTGCAGAGAATTCTGGGAGCCAAG ccaATCATGTTCCGCGGCGAGGTGCGTCTGAacgtggaggagaagaagacgcGGGCGGTGCGGGAGAGGGAGACCCGCACGGGGGACGACCGCCGGGATATGAGGCGCAGCGAGCGCGGCGGAGGCCCCGGAGGGCCGCGAGGCATGGTGGGGGGAGGCATGATGCGTGACCGCGACGGAAGGGGCCCGCCGCCCAGAGGTGGCATGGCCCCCAAACCCGGCACGGGATCTGGAAGAGGGGCTGGGGGTCCGGGCGAGGGCCGCTTCACCACCCAGCGTCGCTAG